One genomic segment of Desulfomicrobium sp. ZS1 includes these proteins:
- the fdnG gene encoding formate dehydrogenase-N subunit alpha — translation MKLGRREFVKLTAAATAVTAFGGLGFDLAPTKAHAQLLSLRKGKETTSVCCYCSVGCGLIVTTDEKTGRAINIEGDPDHPINEGALCAKGSAIYQLTENPQRITKVQYRAPGSDKWEEKSWDWAITEIAKRVKKVRDESFTEKNAKGEVVNRTEGLASIGSAAMDNEECWIYQAFLRSLGLTYIEHQARIUHSATVAALAESFGRGAMTNHWIDFKNSDCILIMGSNAAENHPICWKWVTRAQEAGATVIHVDPRYTRTSSKADMYVPLRSGSDIGVLGGMIKYILDNDLIQKEYVLHYTNASFLVSKDFSFKDGLFSGFDEGKRAYDKKSWNFEMDENGVPKRDMTLKDPRCVYQILKKHYERYDSKKVSSISGSPEDKLLAFYKAYTATGKADKSGTILYAMGWTQHTVGVQNIRAMSIIQLLLGNMGVAGGGVNALRGESNVQGSTDQALLFHIIPGYMATPRANWATLEDYNKANTPASKDPKSVNWWQHKPKYMASLLKSFYKEADLSTAYNWMPKLDVGQNASWLVLFDKMLKDQFKGFFAWGMNPAASGADSNKTREALSKLDWMVNVNMFENETGSFWKGPGVDPKKIKTEVFFLPCAVSVEKQGSISNSGRWMQWRYAGPKPMGESKPDGDIIYELALKIRELYKKEKGAFPDPILNLNVDDWGDGHVFDPHKVARLINGYFLKDTTIKGADGKETVYKAGSQVPSFVLLQADGSTCSGNWIYTASYTDKGNMSERRDKTQTPEQAKIGLFPGWTWSWPVNRRIIYNRASVDMAGKPWAPQKPVLAWDAANKKWLIDVVDGGGDAGAKHPFIMQKHGVGQIYGPGLNDGPLPEYYEPLECPVTEHPFSKQLNSPTAMMFAEDAHKRSTCDPRFPFVCTTYRVSEHWQTGVLTRWLPWLTEAQPQMFCEMSEELAELKGIKNGEKVILENQRGQLWAIAIVTKRFKPFDVMGNPVHVIGIPWHYGWVWPKDGGDAANLLTPAVGDPNTGIPESKAFMVNVKKA, via the coding sequence ATGAAACTGGGAAGAAGAGAATTCGTCAAACTCACGGCCGCTGCGACAGCGGTCACGGCCTTCGGGGGCCTCGGGTTTGACCTGGCGCCGACCAAGGCCCATGCTCAGCTTTTGAGCTTGCGCAAAGGCAAGGAAACCACCTCGGTTTGCTGCTATTGTTCGGTAGGCTGCGGACTCATCGTCACCACCGACGAAAAAACAGGACGCGCCATCAACATTGAAGGCGATCCGGATCATCCCATCAACGAAGGCGCTCTGTGCGCCAAAGGCTCGGCCATTTACCAGCTGACCGAAAATCCCCAGCGCATCACCAAGGTGCAGTACCGTGCACCCGGCAGCGACAAGTGGGAAGAAAAGAGCTGGGATTGGGCCATCACGGAGATCGCCAAGCGCGTCAAAAAAGTCCGTGACGAATCCTTTACCGAAAAGAACGCCAAGGGCGAAGTCGTCAACCGCACCGAAGGCCTAGCCTCTATCGGCTCGGCGGCCATGGACAACGAGGAATGCTGGATCTACCAGGCCTTCCTGCGCAGTCTGGGGCTAACATACATAGAGCATCAGGCCCGTATTTGACACAGCGCAACTGTTGCGGCTCTGGCAGAGTCGTTCGGACGCGGCGCGATGACCAACCACTGGATCGACTTCAAGAACAGTGATTGCATTTTAATAATGGGCAGCAACGCTGCCGAAAACCACCCCATCTGTTGGAAATGGGTCACCAGGGCGCAGGAAGCAGGCGCGACGGTCATTCACGTCGACCCGCGCTACACCCGCACCTCCTCCAAAGCGGACATGTATGTACCCCTGCGTTCAGGCTCCGATATCGGCGTCCTGGGCGGCATGATCAAATACATTCTGGACAACGACCTGATCCAGAAGGAATATGTCCTCCATTACACCAACGCCTCTTTTCTCGTTTCCAAGGATTTCAGCTTCAAGGACGGTCTGTTCTCGGGCTTTGACGAAGGCAAGCGCGCCTACGACAAAAAGTCCTGGAACTTCGAGATGGACGAGAACGGCGTACCCAAGCGGGACATGACCTTGAAGGATCCCCGCTGCGTGTACCAGATCCTAAAAAAACACTACGAGCGTTACGACTCCAAGAAAGTTTCCTCCATCTCCGGTTCTCCCGAAGACAAACTGCTGGCCTTCTACAAGGCGTACACAGCCACGGGTAAAGCGGACAAATCCGGTACCATCCTGTATGCCATGGGCTGGACCCAGCACACCGTCGGCGTGCAGAACATCCGCGCCATGAGCATCATCCAGCTGCTGCTGGGCAACATGGGCGTGGCCGGCGGCGGCGTGAATGCGCTGCGCGGCGAATCCAACGTCCAGGGTTCCACCGACCAGGCCCTGCTCTTCCACATCATTCCCGGCTACATGGCCACCCCGCGCGCCAACTGGGCAACCCTGGAAGACTACAACAAGGCCAACACCCCGGCCAGCAAGGACCCCAAGAGCGTCAACTGGTGGCAGCACAAACCCAAGTACATGGCCAGCCTGCTCAAGTCCTTCTACAAGGAAGCCGACCTGTCCACCGCCTACAACTGGATGCCCAAGCTCGATGTCGGACAGAACGCTTCCTGGCTGGTGCTCTTCGACAAGATGCTCAAAGACCAATTCAAGGGTTTCTTCGCCTGGGGCATGAACCCTGCCGCCAGCGGCGCGGACTCCAACAAAACCCGCGAAGCCCTGTCCAAGCTGGACTGGATGGTCAACGTCAACATGTTCGAGAACGAGACCGGCTCCTTCTGGAAGGGCCCGGGCGTTGATCCCAAGAAGATCAAGACCGAAGTCTTCTTCCTGCCCTGCGCCGTCTCGGTGGAAAAGCAAGGCTCCATCTCCAACTCCGGCCGCTGGATGCAGTGGCGCTACGCCGGTCCCAAGCCCATGGGCGAGTCCAAGCCCGACGGCGACATCATCTATGAACTGGCGCTCAAAATCCGCGAACTGTACAAGAAGGAAAAAGGCGCGTTCCCCGATCCGATCCTCAACCTCAACGTCGACGACTGGGGCGATGGACACGTTTTCGATCCGCACAAGGTCGCTAGGCTCATCAACGGCTATTTCCTGAAAGACACGACCATCAAGGGCGCTGACGGCAAGGAAACCGTGTACAAAGCGGGCAGCCAGGTCCCGAGCTTCGTGCTGCTGCAGGCCGACGGCTCGACTTGCTCCGGCAACTGGATCTACACCGCCTCCTACACCGACAAGGGCAACATGTCCGAACGCCGCGACAAGACCCAGACTCCGGAACAGGCCAAAATCGGTCTCTTCCCCGGATGGACCTGGTCCTGGCCGGTCAACCGCCGCATCATCTACAACAGAGCTTCCGTCGACATGGCCGGCAAACCCTGGGCACCGCAGAAGCCTGTCCTGGCATGGGACGCCGCAAACAAAAAGTGGCTCATCGACGTGGTCGATGGCGGCGGAGACGCAGGCGCCAAGCATCCCTTCATCATGCAGAAGCATGGTGTGGGACAGATCTATGGCCCGGGCCTCAACGACGGTCCGCTGCCCGAATACTACGAACCCCTGGAATGTCCGGTCACCGAGCATCCCTTCTCCAAGCAGCTCAACAGCCCCACGGCCATGATGTTTGCCGAGGACGCTCACAAGCGCAGCACTTGCGACCCGCGCTTCCCGTTCGTCTGCACGACCTACCGTGTCAGCGAGCACTGGCAGACGGGCGTACTGACCCGCTGGCTGCCCTGGCTGACGGAAGCCCAGCCGCAGATGTTTTGCGAAATGAGCGAAGAACTGGCGGAACTCAAAGGCATCAAGAACGGCGAAAAGGTCATTCTGGAGAACCAGCGAGGGCAGCTCTGGGCCATCGCCATTGTCACCAAGCGCTTCAAACCCTTCGATGTCATGGGGAATCCGGTTCATGTGATCGGCATTCCATGGCACTATGGATGGGTCTGGCCCAAAGATGGCGGGGATGCGGCCAACCTGCTCACCCCGGCGGTCGGCGATCCCAACACCGGCATTCCGGAAAGCAAGGCCTTCATGGTCAACGTGAAGAAAGCGTAA
- a CDS encoding IS1595 family transposase has translation MNFQLFENIVKNENSAKKFLLQFCWKNHQRFCPKCRSRKLYSLRDGKRRCSRCSYTFHDFSQRFINNGNLSAQQWLRLIKLFELEVPTGRMAEQLGITYNTAYKAATTLRMAILAHSLDARLIIRSIEGLDFSKSGKFHLDMSSKNGSRMPVFGIVERGPHVFADLIPELDGDSIIHFKMNFHLKTASLGKIIYTDRFKQYAALLVGGSHLSAIYNIRHADKGLFIDSSKGFWSFSKDWFRRLKGISPRNFPLYIKELEFRYNHKNDDIFSILAEYLCAMVPDFED, from the coding sequence ATGAATTTTCAACTTTTTGAAAATATTGTAAAAAATGAAAATTCAGCAAAAAAATTTTTGTTGCAATTTTGCTGGAAAAACCATCAACGATTTTGCCCCAAATGCCGCAGCCGCAAACTCTATTCCCTGCGAGACGGCAAGCGGCGTTGCTCCCGGTGTTCGTACACATTTCACGACTTCAGCCAGCGCTTCATAAACAACGGCAATCTTTCCGCCCAGCAATGGCTGCGCCTCATCAAACTCTTCGAACTGGAAGTGCCCACGGGCCGCATGGCGGAACAGCTCGGCATCACCTACAACACCGCCTACAAGGCGGCGACCACCTTGCGCATGGCCATCCTGGCCCACTCACTGGATGCACGCCTGATCATCCGCTCCATCGAGGGACTTGATTTCTCGAAATCCGGCAAATTCCACCTGGACATGAGCAGCAAAAACGGCTCGCGCATGCCCGTATTCGGCATCGTGGAACGAGGCCCCCACGTATTCGCCGACCTCATTCCCGAACTTGACGGGGACAGCATCATCCATTTCAAGATGAACTTTCATCTAAAAACCGCCAGTCTGGGCAAGATCATATATACAGACCGCTTCAAACAGTATGCAGCGCTGCTGGTCGGTGGCAGTCATCTATCTGCAATCTACAACATCCGCCACGCCGACAAGGGACTGTTCATAGATTCCTCCAAGGGATTCTGGTCCTTCTCCAAGGACTGGTTCAGACGTTTGAAAGGCATCTCTCCCAGAAACTTTCCGCTTTACATCAAGGAATTGGAATTCCGCTACAATCACAAGAACGATGATATTTTTTCCATCCTGGCCGAATATCTCTGCGCCATGGTGCCGGACTTTGAGGATTAA
- the map gene encoding type I methionyl aminopeptidase, with product MLFRNSKLRLNRRSLSSCVADEYWKRYRIKLKDKAAVTGIAKAGDLVVRTLDMIGDHIASGITTDALNTLVHDFTLEHGAVPAPLGYRGFPKSTCVSVNDEICHGIPGPRELREGDIVNVDVTSIKDGWFADANRTFFVGEVSAEARRLVDVTAQCLARGIAAVRPGATLGDVGHAVQSHAEAAGYSVVRELVGHGVGHAFHEQPQVNHTGRPGLGIVLVPGMVFTIEPMINQGGLAIRRLDDDWTVVTADGSLSAQFEQTLLVTEKGVRSLTPYPL from the coding sequence ATGCTTTTTCGCAATTCGAAATTACGACTGAACCGCCGGAGCTTAAGCTCGTGCGTGGCGGATGAATATTGGAAACGGTATCGCATCAAATTGAAAGACAAGGCCGCCGTGACGGGCATCGCAAAAGCCGGAGATCTTGTGGTGCGCACTCTGGACATGATCGGCGATCATATTGCGTCCGGAATCACGACTGATGCACTGAACACCCTGGTCCACGATTTCACTCTGGAACATGGGGCAGTGCCCGCGCCCCTGGGCTATCGGGGATTTCCGAAGAGTACGTGCGTATCCGTCAACGACGAGATATGTCACGGCATCCCCGGTCCGCGCGAGCTGCGCGAGGGCGACATCGTCAACGTCGACGTGACCAGCATCAAGGACGGGTGGTTCGCCGACGCCAATCGCACGTTTTTCGTCGGCGAGGTTTCGGCCGAGGCCAGAAGGTTGGTGGACGTGACGGCGCAGTGTCTGGCCCGCGGCATCGCGGCCGTGCGACCAGGGGCGACCCTTGGCGACGTGGGCCATGCCGTGCAGAGCCATGCCGAGGCGGCCGGGTATTCCGTGGTGCGCGAATTGGTCGGCCACGGAGTGGGGCACGCTTTTCACGAACAGCCCCAAGTCAACCACACCGGGCGTCCAGGCCTTGGCATCGTGCTCGTGCCGGGCATGGTCTTCACCATCGAGCCCATGATTAACCAGGGTGGTCTGGCCATCCGGCGACTCGATGACGACTGGACCGTTGTCACGGCTGACGGCTCCCTTTCGGCCCAGTTCGAGCAGACCTTGCTGGTTACCGAGAAAGGAGTGCGCAGTTTGACCCCGTATCCGCTCTGA
- a CDS encoding 4Fe-4S dicluster domain-containing protein — protein sequence MSGKSFFIDLTKCTACRGCQIACKQWNKLPAEQTKNHGSHQNPMDVSAITYKTVHMKEVADDQGFMAAWLFFPEQCRHCTEPPCKMTADAYDDQAILQDEVTGAVTFTERTKDLPDFDEIREACPYNIPRQDPATKVITKCTMCLDRVQNGLKPACVQACPTGTMNFGDRDEMLALAEKRLAEVQKKFPDAVLGDADSTRVIYLYQMAPQKFHDFAVAAATTPGLMDRKAMFAKLFGSTSRSKA from the coding sequence ATGTCAGGAAAATCATTCTTCATCGATCTGACCAAATGTACGGCCTGTCGCGGTTGTCAGATCGCATGCAAACAGTGGAACAAGCTCCCGGCCGAGCAGACCAAAAACCATGGGTCGCATCAGAACCCCATGGATGTTTCGGCCATCACCTATAAAACCGTGCACATGAAAGAAGTTGCCGACGACCAGGGCTTCATGGCCGCCTGGCTCTTCTTTCCTGAACAGTGCCGGCATTGCACCGAACCCCCCTGCAAAATGACCGCCGATGCCTACGACGACCAGGCCATCCTGCAGGACGAAGTCACCGGTGCCGTCACCTTCACTGAAAGAACCAAGGATTTGCCTGATTTCGATGAAATCCGCGAAGCCTGCCCCTACAACATTCCGCGTCAGGATCCGGCCACCAAGGTCATCACCAAGTGCACCATGTGCCTTGACCGCGTCCAGAATGGCCTCAAGCCTGCCTGCGTGCAGGCCTGCCCGACCGGAACAATGAACTTCGGAGATCGGGACGAGATGTTGGCCCTGGCTGAAAAACGCCTGGCCGAGGTGCAGAAGAAATTCCCTGACGCGGTGTTGGGCGACGCCGATTCGACCAGGGTCATCTACCTCTACCAGATGGCACCGCAAAAGTTTCACGATTTTGCGGTGGCCGCGGCCACCACGCCTGGGCTCATGGACCGCAAGGCCATGTTCGCCAAGCTCTTCGGCTCGACTTCCAGAAGCAAGGCCTAG